The genomic stretch TGACCGACCGGGCGAAGAATGTGATCGGCTCGCACTTTCGGGTGCACACGTCACTGACACACACTGCCGAGATCGCCGAGGCGATCGTGACGATCGAGTTGCTATAGATCGTCGAGCGTAGATCTGAATACCAAGCGTCGTATCTCACTGAGTATCGCCGAGGAATGCGGAATCTTCCATCCGCTTCTGTCATTTGTAGCTGTAGAAGAGATGCGTTGAACCAAACCCCCTCAGACGACTGTGCAAGGTGAATTCTTCGATGTTGGCGACCCGAAGCCGGGTGACGAACTACCCGAACCGGTAATGGCGGCCGAACGGACACGCCGCGGACTCAAGGATTTCACGATCCCGAAGCTCTATCACTCGATCTCCGAGGTGAGCGCGATGACCGGGATCGAGCAGTATGTATTGCGCTATTGGGAAACTGAGTTCGAGGAGTTGCGTCCGCATAAGAATCGCGCCGGCAACCGCATCTACGCAGAGAAGGATATCAAGCTCATCTTCCGCATCAAAGAGCTGCTGCGCAACGAGCGCTATACGATCGAAGGAGCAAAACAAGTACTCAAGGAAGAGCGTGAAGAAGAGCGCCGCATGGCGACAGTCCCGCCGCCGAAGCGTATAGAAGTGGACGAAGCCCAGCTTGCCATCATCCCGCCTCCGCCGCCGAAAGAGCTGGCCATCAAACGCGAATCGCTCACGGACCTGCGTAAAGAACTGGTCGAACTCCGAGAGTTATTGGCAAAGCAGTCGTAAAACCATTTAGACCGCCACGATTCGGGGCGATTGAATCAGCAAACGAGGTGTATAGCACTGCGTCGGACTCACAGTCCGATCCAGTCCTCTTCGAGCGTAGAACCTGAA from Bacteroidota bacterium encodes the following:
- a CDS encoding MerR family transcriptional regulator translates to MAAERTRRGLKDFTIPKLYHSISEVSAMTGIEQYVLRYWETEFEELRPHKNRAGNRIYAEKDIKLIFRIKELLRNERYTIEGAKQVLKEEREEERRMATVPPPKRIEVDEAQLAIIPPPPPKELAIKRESLTDLRKELVELRELLAKQS